The Danaus plexippus chromosome 12, MEX_DaPlex, whole genome shotgun sequence DNA window aagaagaaCACATAGCCTGGCAGAAATTTTCGTCATTGAATAAATGTTAAACCCAATAAACCTTGACAAAACGATTTTACTTGTTAACATATATACTGAATTATCTTTTGTATGGCTGTCAAACATGGTCATATaggacaaaaacaaaataaaacataaaaagctAGGGAGAGAAGTAGTCCATACCTAAGAAAAATACGCAAAGTCATAAGCAAAGTAATTTGATCTCTCATAAAGATAAAAAGGAGGAAAACGGTAAATTTGGTAACACTCCGGAGATGACGATCAAACAACAATGGCTATTGTCAGACACCTCTAGAAGAATgagaaaataatcaaaaatatattaaaaactatttggtCATTCCTAGCAGTTGAAAATGGAGCAAGTAAATACCAGTCTGAAGGCTTGTCAAAGTACAATGTAGAAGGCGAGAAAAAGACAAAACTTGTCAAAACTTAAATTAGTTACACACGAGAAAAAGTGCTCAAAacagagattaaaaaaaaagatcacATTTATATCCTTTTTTGCTTATAAAACTTACTGCTCAAAAAAGACGAAAATATCATGTAAGTAGttcaagaaaaataatcaGGTTTAAGACAACCTGCTAATAATGTCCAATGAGAAACGACTACCTGTACCTAAAGTATTAACGTCTGGGCCCTCGGAATAAATACTGTTTAAATGTATAGCAACAACaaaagacaataaaattaaggtgAGCAAGATTGGTTTTGGAATTGCATTTTAGTAGAACTTTTTTCTCAAGGCATCCATGACGTCATACAAtcagaatttattttgtcatattaCAAAAGACTTAAAAgctatctataaatatatgaagataaagggaggtataattttttagagTACGGATGAGTCGTTACAGGCTATTAGCATAGAAATAACGAagacgttaatattttaaaaataatgtatacgttatgtaattattataattttatgctatgtgttcaataattaatattactaccatcgttttatttttattttataatggaaaatacatatatacataaaatacagcAAAATATCACCGAACTCTCTAACTGTAATAACTTACAACAGTTGGTTTACATTATTCCtctgtatacataaatatctgatcatatatttaaaaaaatgtgtagcATCAGTTTTCTGTATAATTTACAAGAGCATTATATTCAGATTTGCGAAGTGAGCTTGAATATAGAAGTATAAttagtattcaaataaaaaacagaagTTCACATctatcaaatataaagaatattgcGAGACATTTTAGTTATTGTTAAAACGTTACTTCTATGTTTTACTCTGCCTCTGTGTACAAGTTATAGGCTACCCGTCTATGGCAAATatgaattcataaatttactaTAGATAGACTGCTGTAAaagataagtatataatactGTTACGTATGATTCTGACGCTAAGTGCGGGATCTGAATGTTAAGTTTAATCTAATATgtatgttcatataaaaaaagaatcgtACTAAAACATTACCTTTTGCTATAaagagcaaaaataaaaatatctaacgaTCGTAAAGGTtacaactattataaaaataaaaaatgagtaCGCATGTGAAAATGAGACGACCTATATACTGAAAGTACGTTTCTTAATggcatgaaaaataaaatacttaaaaattcagagccggttgccctttctctgttcccaccctttcctgccataTCCTTATTCCCACACCTCTCTTTTCCTCAACAATTTAGGTTGGTAACGCATGGACATGCGTGACATAGATGTTGTGGATGTCCGTGGGTGACGGTCAGCACTGCCCATCAaataggccgtctgctcgtttgccacctttgaataaaaaaatattataacaaatcgAAAATTACGTTTGcggataaataataaacactaaAATTACATATGGGAAATACATATGTTCAAAAAGATTGTGATCGATATGACTGAATGACATTATGTCaattcggttacttttcagcaaccgtgatcacgggcagacgaggagTCTGCGTCTTCGAAACGTCgaaattatgtagttttacaataataaaagccgcgtagtatatccgaaatatattagtttcatttaaatgaataaaactcgcgaaagtcttagatctcattaataagAATGGTCTATAAAAATGTCTATTCATTACATAATTCTAGAAGcattttaattagtaaacTTTTATACGTAtctatatttgattatataataattcttaccGAAATTTATTTCCCCTTTACAATGCGTATTGCCATGaaacataaacaaagaaacattatttacaatacattacatacacaCAGAAGTCATGGGATGAAATTAccatagaatatttatatcaaatataaaaattttatattgttgagAATGTAAACAGGAATTGATCAACATACGCCATgattaaaaaggaaatatcacatcattaaaaatttcttcaaaCTTTTGCTTTAAGctaaagtaaaagtaaactATGAatctttctatataatttttgtttcattttattactacTTCATACGAGAAAACAAGATACTTGAGCAGGTTTATGAAGTGTACCTATGAATTCATCCAGGTAAGAAACCatttcagataatattttcagggcaatagaaaataaaattggtttcTTGTATGACAATAAAACCACTCAATGTTCTATAGCAACGACAGATCTTAATCACGTATgtggttatatatttaataaagaatataatattttttttgttataaaaacccaaaaattttaattttattattattattttttggctatttttaatttttttctgaatcAATATGTAAAGGACAGTAATAATGAGACCTATAATAATGATTACGTCTTTCCATAAATACTGttgtaaatttcttaaaaaggtAGTTTTTTACTGAATTTGCATATCTATATCTGCACATACtatttatttgcttataaaataacagcTATTTGTTAAGAAGCTGGTtctatctttataaatttaaaatatattttgtttcttccAAACTTCAATAGATGATTAGAAGTTTCTTCATTAAggacaaacatacatttagaatttatgtagtttatttattgataataatttatttgttttcaaggCCATCTCAtatcaaaaaaagaaattcggaaattaaaatactaatagtattttaaaatctaattagtATGGCCACAATGGTATGGTATTTACCCCCATAATAATAACCTTTTCTAAATTCATCATTGCTATTAACAAGAACaactttattatgttatttaatttaaaattaaatagagataaatataaaaacactgaATATGGgggacaaatttatttaaaaactattaaatattaacattctcCAATGAGATTAAACTTaacaatctaaaatatattgctcTCGGTTGAATCACGATACATTTCTTTCTCTACATTCTATGTTTGTGCAATCACATGTCTAAATAATTGAAGTGTAAATGACAGTATTgctatttcttaaaataccttatttttaatttagtaaattgTAAGGGTATgtgttcttttaatattaagattttgaaatattaagtcatagtacaaaacataataaaatgactaaaattatgttatcgGATAGGACTcgcatttaatttttcatttcaactcCTGTCTGACTAAGAATTGAGATTTTCATCTCTCTTACTTCGATCTCTCTTCCTTTGAACTGAATCgtcgttttaataatatctaaagtGTAAAATACGAAACACGAGTCTTAAccgaaaatatagttttataaaaatgtatattcctgaaaatcataaaaattacttattataaaacggGGTCCCAATATTaagactataattttataataaccaatAAACTCACACATctcttattagaaataaaaaactatatttattagaaggaattacaaattaacttttgttttaaattgtcaaaTAGTTTTGGCTTTACGCCTTTTGCTATCTAACAAAATGTtaatcaaaacattaatacGAAAGCCAAGAcctctgttttaattttacctaaaaaaaaaatatacataataataatttaataaaataattacttcattcattaataaaatattatgcttGTTACAAAAATCTTTGATAGATCTTTATTCGTACATTAATAACACTAAGTGCGTCACTAATAAAGTCGTTAAACCGGACCTACTATgtcatttttgaatattttatgtcatattcattaaatcttataaaaatcactctttagtataaaagttattttaaatataagacacataatatggaaaatgtatgaaaaaagctgcaaattaaaaatagataaataagttaaatatgttttctttttaagtcAACTgtcctatttttaaatatctgatTGACATTTAAATCAGACAGTGATGATTGGTCGGTTTTGTTTAGACTTGTTAACATCCACATCAATCCTTTAACGATATGGTATCAAGTACTAAATGGTAATAGGgtttacagattataaataaagattatttaaattactcaaaataaaaaataccctTTTAGTTAGTTATAGTGATAcagaaaattatgtattagaagatgaaacaataacaaaaaaaaattttgtacaacCCTAGTGactatctaaatatattattctgttataGTTATTCTGTTTCTCTACatcaatatcttaatatatgtgtgtaagACTATTAATAACACGAAGTTACCAACTCTTTTTGATTCATATTactacaattattaataacattataactaCAGAGACCTTAGAGTGTGCACTACcagtttattagtttttcatttacaacTTTTCATATATCGTCGTAGCGACTTAGATTTATAGGTAAAATACGTTGAAACGGTAAGTATTTCAAACTGATAatgattatgttatataatatcagaTCATTTGATACAACTAATAGGActcagaaatatataagtgcCTAGCTTCTTATAATTATAGGATGTGATCGCTAGAATAAAATCGTGAACACAGTTCTAAAATCCCTAAGACACTTTAGAGGActgttaaattcaaaaatataataaaatctaatctATCGTCTCatgactattttaaataagtaatcatACATTatcaatatcttttatatattaattgtactaGGAATCTAaggaaaaaactatttttgcttatgtttatattttggagATAGAAATTACATTAAGGTTAaagattttacttatttataagcGTATTGAAGTTCCATAGTCAAAATTACAGTATTAAAAGGtccaatacaaaaaaaaatctccaaAAATATTGggatatcataataatatttttcattgtctTAAATATGGGAACGTTTCCAATGCCGTACCtggagaaaaataaataaatttatacttagATATATTGACAagtttaatcttttatttttattttagtaacatGAAAACGAGTAATATATGAGAAATGGAAATAGAggtaattgaataatatttaaaaatatttaattatttatctataaatgtaagtttaataaaaacaaatttaaagtgGTCGAGGTTATCCAGAAACAAAAAGGACTGAAGACGAAAAGTAATCAAAACTCACCCATGGTATCAACCGTTAGAATTGACTTTGTGTAGACGGTCCATCAAAGGATTCTTCGTTGATAAGTCTTAGCTTAACAGACTCTCGTCTTAAATTATAGCTTGTAGAAATATGGCAATGCTTAACATCCACGGTTAGTAAATCTTCGTTTAGTTCCACTCCACTTCTTTCGACGTCTGCGGCAGCGCTTGGTTTCCTTTTTTGTCTGAACGACGGAATTCTTTGAGAACTTGAGCCCATGTAGCTGTCAGTTGCAGTGTTaccattaaatgttttttctgATTGACACAAATGCCCTAATTGTTCTAATGGAATATTACTACGTTGTAAAGTTGTATCAATACAAGGAATCAGTTGTTTGAATTCCTTTCTAAAGTTCTCATTCATCCACGCATATATAAATGGGTTGTAGCAGGTAGAAGACATAGCTATGACGTGACAGacgaaaaatatcaaaaaataatatttggaatGTATAGCATACATATAATAGTCATTATAGAGATTTGTGACATTTAAGGGCAACCAGGAAAGACCGAATATTGTGACCATTGCAATTAACATTTGATTCGTACGacgttttctatttttatcaaattcttCCTTTCGAGTATTCTTACTAGCAGCTTTGGCTTTAGCTCGGTCGTTCAACTTAAAACTAACACAGGTATAACAGAAGGCAATCACACTAAACGGTAATACAAATTGAAGTATTGAGGTTATAGACCCAAAAACTCGTCTTAACTTTTCAGTTGGCCAAGTTTCTTCACAAAACCTTCCGATATCTAAATCGtaatatgtcataaaaatGGCGTAAGGTAAAGTAACCGTTATCGAAAAGGTCCATATCATTGCAATTACAGATATACAAGTTTCTATTTTCATTCTTGGCCGGAATGggtatataattacaaaaaacctATCAATTGCTATAGACATAAGCGTCAAAGTTGATATGTATACACTACAGCCCTGAGCGGAAGGCATCATATGGCAGAGAAGTGATCCCCAGCTCCATGAACCCCGGAAAGAATAGAGAGGTGTAAACGGAACCGCAAAAATACAGAGCAATATATCAGATAATGCtaagtttgttataaaaagattCGTAACTGTTTGCATTGCTCTGTTCCTAATGACGACGTAACAAACCAAAATATTCCCAAGTAACCCTAGCACGAAAATGATTGTGTAAATAACGCAGAAAATGGCTTGGACAAACTTGTTATCGATAATGTTTTCGAAGGCCGCAATTTGAGGCGAAGGCGACGCATCTTCAGAACCGTTACTGAACTTTTCCGTCACATTTGCTATGTAATAATAAGCGACAGTTGTATCGTTCATTGTTCAAATTCACTTCAAGATAACAGCTAAAGCAGATAATATTTCTGTCGCTGTCAGGTTTACGACCGCTGGTGAAATTTAACGTCTGacctgaaacaaaataaaataggatGTTAAGTCCCTATACCGTGGTGTCGTGTAATAAATGGCCTTATACTCAATAAAACGGCAATTTCGTAACAAGAGGCACAACGGTTAagggttttatattaaaattgaaataacggctttgaatttttgtattacatatataagaatattcttatatttaaataatacaaaactataTGAACTTATCATTTTCATATGAAACGAATAATTTAAGGATTTTATACGAAGAACAATTATatcagtaaaattttgatgcGTTACATGGCATCATGTGTTAGTTATATCAAGATGTTTCAATACTGGGTCTGACTGCACAAAACTTTCGAAATTTCTTTACCATCTTGAGAAGCACAAACTCTTGTTATGTCATGGCTATTTTGTTTGTCCATAACGTTATTAATTACCTACATGACTTTTAGATTCCAGTCACACTGTATGGACTGTTTtccattattatattgttttagattttataaaatgacccaaaaatattatttaataaataactgtgTTAGCCCAATCTGTGTTAGCCCTTAAAAACCACATTTGACCTTTTAGTTGCTCGTGGGGAATTTAGTTTTGATGGTACATGAAATTGCCGAAAATAGCttccatattatataagaGTATCACAGTAAATGGTTCTACCACtggtaaaatgtattaattctaTGAAGCAAATTAAGTGACTTCgttgaaagtaataatttgtagATTTATGTTACCGATTTATGTACACTaatagaaatatgtaaaatattgtgttatttGAAGACATAATATGTAAACTACATAAGCGacagacaaaatataaatatttgtgccataaacaataaaaacatttcaattatattattaaaatattttagcctCGAATTGGATTACTTATATCTAACACTCAAAATCTGTCTCAGCTTCATAAATTTTACCGAGATGAAGCACGTTATATGACGTTGCAAATATGTTACAGATATCATCATGAAGTTGAGATATGAAAGTCCGTTTCGACTCGGTCCATTAGGGAATTGGCAAATATTTGGATTCCTGTAACCGCTGCAATGCCGACTCTGCTTACAAATGATAAAACCGGGTCGACATGCTCAAGTTACATGATGGAATCCAACTTTCCGACCAAAATTTCGtatttactttacaaaatCATGTTTAAACTGAAAGCTTGCATTGATATTCATTCAGTCGGTGTAATCATTGAACCACAAGTTTTAAGTGTCTAATATTTCTTGTTTCTatacaaatagtttatttaataggtatatatttctaaagacatttttatgttataattcattaatttcttaaatttatttataaatctgtaactgaatattttttaatgaaactaatcgaatagaataataataattgtaaatacgCATGCACACGGAGGAAATatctatgatttaaatttttatatgtttttcatatttttagaatattttgagcaacgattttaaatataaaaattggatAAAAAATCAAACCGTATTTAGtggtaagaatatatattttttaaatatatagttttatatttactgcTACAATACTAATCCAAATATAGCAATTTACTgtgagttttataaataaaataacacagtATGGCAATCTATACAGTATCGGTTCGGCTTCAGAGATTCAGCCAAATTAATCTTTGTGGgatcacatttttattaagaaaaaggaCGgagaaaaattacattgaattccaataacagattaaaataaaggaaaaagatttaaagaaCCAAATTGGCGACGGCGTATGTGTTATCGTTACAAGAATTACTCGAGCGTTAGAAGGGGATTTTTTAGGTTACAATATGATTTAGAATCTGATATTTGCAGATACACTTACATGTTTAAGGCTGTCATTATGCCTAGCCGTGAGAAGAACACCATTATGCAAACTCTTATTGGATATTTAAATCACAgcgtatagttttattaaagtggAAAACATAAACCAGTATTTGTATTTACTAAGGAGTTCACGTTATGCCATGCGCGCTCCGTTCAGCGCATGCGGGTTGAGGCTCTTTTCACAGGTAATTATTGCCGACAAATTTCCGTCAAGAACCCGCATCGTCGATTTTTAGGGTTTGGTCGTTTGTATATCGAAatattgagttatatttttgcGATTTATGATATGTGATATTGACACATAATTAATGAGAACCGAAACAGTTTGTTTGACatcaataaattgtaaatacgtAGAAactttgttcatattttttacgaagtaatgaaataataaaatacaatcgCCAATAATAATATGAGCAAAAATAAAGCCTTTGTTTCAGTGACACAGAATAATGTGAATTGTATGTCATGAAAGTGGTGTTCACTTTTCAATGTAACTGTGTTAAGTATAATTTcgagtgttttattataaacactcTGTATAAGGGTCTTCAGTTATTTATTCTTGATAGCGAGTTATTTTGGTTCACCACTTGTCTATTGCTACTTTTTatgtagaaatataatatatagaatttttaacatttgatGTTTAGGTCACTGAGTTTAAcggaaaactttttaaaacgttttttattttttacttgaatttttattcaattaaaattatatgaatagtataaaagaaatttaatttgtgtatACTAATATAGTAATAGTGCACATTAAAGTTGCAAGCAATGcacttttttcaatttaatacaattaaaatcagtatttttttctaattaatattcGTATTCGTAATAGTAAGTTAGAAGTGAAGCTTATATATGTTAACTCTAAACACACCTATATAATTCAGCGCTAGTTCCATTAGAATTCCAGGAATAGTccgaataaatgaaaaacagacaaaaaatatgatttaacgTTTGGCAACATGTAAAACTGTAGGCATGTGTTGTATTTGTatggattaaaatattattttaaggtatattttaataaattcaaatttagaaaTGATATGGAACAtatgttttctattttttcaTCGTACCTCGAAGTCCCTTACAATAGTAATTGTTTGCTTTCATCGTAAAGCGGACGTGGCTAGGAAACTGTGACAAACTGTATTCCGACGTGATATTGCTTTTTGCTGTATTTTCAATAACCTATAcggaaatgttttaaattatataacatagtatttttttcataaaaaaactatttaattgttCAAGTTTTAAAGCTAATAGGTATACTTTATTCTATcattttggaaaataaaatattatgacttatccagataaacaaacaaacgtgTCCAGACCTGTCAATatgatatattgatttattttattccatggactctacttattttatacaaatataaatttactacttgttaatttttttgtatttcattagtATTCAGTAtggacttaataaaatttatttcttctgaTTTTCGTCATCTTATTGAATTTTGAGCTTATTTATACCAGTAAATTGTACaaaagtaatgagatctaagattttcgcaagtattcatttcaatgaaactagtgttattcggatttactacgcggattttattatttaaaaactacataatcccaacgtttcggttactttgcagcaaccgtgatcacgtgaACACCTCgactgcccgtgatcacggttgctgcaaagtaaccgaaacgtcgggattatgtagtttttaaataataaaatccgcgtagtaaatccgaataatactagtttcatttgtacaaaagtattatttatcaataaattttgatgtttttcatTACTACGAAACGATTAGAGTGCAGTGACAGAAATAAAACCACTTAAGATTTATCaaatttcgtttttatatgaattctgtttaaacaaatttatgtttagtaaatttactgtttataatgattttgttcCTCCTCAACGTTacgatgtatttaaaatgtaaagaaagaAGTTATAATCAAGCACTTCTAAGGTTTTATTcctatcttatttaatttctaattctCTTAACTAACTTTATCAATACAATGTAGAcacattatcaaataaattttcttcattaaatCATCTGAATCAAGTTCAACCAACTGTTATTTATgcgtttcaaaataaaaatagtttataatagaGTGTGTCTGAATAATTGATATGTATTTACAGCTGTGTATTTTACTGGCAATTAAGAACATGATACGTGCTTTTAATAATGATGAATGAGTTCATTTGGGTTTTTGTTTTCGGGGTGAATGCTTCTTCCGAgcttaaatagttttgttaaattactttcattaGTCCTtcttgtttctttaaatatttttatatttacagctTTGACATGTGTACATGTCACTAGGAATGTTagggaatatttaattactgaaTCAGGCCTGAGAAAATCCATAACAAATATCTACGTTGTTTTCATTTTCAGTGGCAAGCGACTGCATTACTAGAGGACTAGCAGTAGATTAATAGAAGCgatttattaagtataagttaataataattgtcgcaaaaatgaaacaataataatcaCAGCAAAATCACAATTATTCTTACTTGATTTCAGAATGTGATATAAAGATagctattaaaatgtatttcgtAAATTGCCAGATCAATTCAAGGTGCCAAATATCGTTGAAACGTGTTTAAAGCGTCGCTGTGTGTAAGAGTACATGAATGATAATTAAGTGCCTTAATGAGATcgaagattttcgcgagttttatacatttaaatgaaactagtatttttcgaatgaactacttttaaaaactacatactacgAAACGActggagtatgtagttttttacaaaaataaatcacgcgtagtttatccgaaaaatattagtttcatttaaattaagtgcTTTTTTGATgctgtttcattaaaattatcttgtaCATAATTTCTGCAATGgaagcttttaaaaataattgaatgatTTATTATCATGTAATTATCCAAATTCCAGAAAATGCATAAATCATTAGAATTTCTGTGATTTTTTGCCTTCGATATTTGAAACgacataaacatatatattttatgttgtgtTACAAATCgttaatattcaaaacattGTTCTctgtgattatattattttcattaaatactcAGATATCTATTCTAGGTTCCTTTTATctcattattgtattttaagggGTCTGaaggaaaatttttgtttctttattgatCTCATCTTGGAAACGAcgattgtataaataattctcagcagcaaaaatattctcaaatgTTGTCAAATCTATGATCGAGGACGTCAAAGTCtacgtttataatttaatatcacccTCTCAATCAAATGCTGGACCCATTCTACTAACATCATAGCGTATGTCAACATACTTGTATTTTTATCCCTAAAGATTGGGGACTTACTGATACTTAAAATTCTTGCTATAGAGTATCGTAGCTTAGCGCTATCATGCTTGAAATCTTATACGTTGATTTGTTATATGGATATGacgcatttattttatgtgacgGCAATCATTCGATTgtacctaaaaaaatattttctcttaaataatagataaattgCACAGGCActgttcaaattatttaatacagttcttatttaattttattataacacaaaattttgGGGGGATTGCGATAGAAGTTACGATACGGAAACATTATTACgaacaatacaaaaacatgCTACGGTTAAAGCACTCATTAAGAAGTTGCAAATGTCTTTAAGCATAAAAGTTATTCGGTATTATCAAAGTTGCAGTTTAAAGTCGCTTCAGCTTCTATTTTAACAGTTTTGGTAACGATATAAGCTTT harbors:
- the LOC116772504 gene encoding prolactin-releasing peptide receptor-like, which translates into the protein MNDTTVAYYYIANVTEKFSNGSEDASPSPQIAAFENIIDNKFVQAIFCVIYTIIFVLGLLGNILVCYVVIRNRAMQTVTNLFITNLALSDILLCIFAVPFTPLYSFRGSWSWGSLLCHMMPSAQGCSVYISTLTLMSIAIDRFFVIIYPFRPRMKIETCISVIAMIWTFSITVTLPYAIFMTYYDLDIGRFCEETWPTEKLRRVFGSITSILQFVLPFSVIAFCYTCVSFKLNDRAKAKAASKNTRKEEFDKNRKRRTNQMLIAMVTIFGLSWLPLNVTNLYNDYYMYAIHSKYYFLIFFVCHVIAMSSTCYNPFIYAWMNENFRKEFKQLIPCIDTTLQRSNIPLEQLGHLCQSEKTFNGNTATDSYMGSSSQRIPSFRQKRKPSAAADVERSGVELNEDLLTVDVKHCHISTSYNLRRESVKLRLINEESFDGPSTQSQF